From one Parambassis ranga chromosome 5, fParRan2.1, whole genome shotgun sequence genomic stretch:
- the LOC114435357 gene encoding troponin I, slow skeletal muscle-like → MPEKAPERKSKISASRKLMLKSLMVAKAKEELEEELAEKEEQKEKYLEEKAPPLHTASLSLSELKTLCAELHAKIDVVDEERYDIEAKVSHNSREIKDLNIKVLDLRGKFKRPNLRRVRVSADAILRSLLGSKHKVSLDLRANLKSVKKEDTEKEKTVEVSDWRKNVEAMSGMEGRKKMFDAAKGPNQ, encoded by the exons ATGCCTGAGAAAGC ACCAGAG agaAAATCTAAAATCTCAGCTTCCCGCAAGCTCATGCTGAAG AGCTTGATGGTTGCTAAGGccaaggaggagctggaggaggagctggcagagaaagaggagcagaaAGAAAAGTACCTGGAAGAAAAAGCTCCTCCATTACACACAGCCAGCCTGTCCCTATCAGAGCTGAAG ACATTATGTGCGGAGCTGCATGCCAAAATAGACGTGGTGGATGAAGAGCGGTATGACATCGAAGCAAAGGTCtcacacaacagcagagag atcaaagaTCTGAACATCAAGGTGCTGGACCTGAGAGGAAAGTTCAAGAGGCCTAACCTGAGGAGGGTGAGGGTCTCTGCAGACGCCATCCTGCGCTCCCTGCTGGGCTCCAAACACAAGGTCTCCCTGGACCTGCGAGCGAACCTCAAGTCTGTCAAgaaggaggacacagagaag GAGAAGACAGTGGAGGTGAGCGACTGGAGGAAGAATGTGGAGGCCATGTCCGGCATGGAGGGCCGCAAGAAGATGTTTGACGCAGCCAAAGGCCCAAACCAGTGA
- the csrp1b gene encoding cysteine and glycine-rich protein 1b yields the protein MPFGGGNKCGCCQKTVYFAEEVQCEGKSWHKSCFLCMVCKKNLDSTTVAVHVDEIYCKSCYGKKYGPKGYGFGGGAGTLSMDTGEGLGIKPEAQAPHRPTNNPNSSKFAQKAGGSEVCPRCGKTVYAAEKVVGGGNSWHKACFRCAKCGKGLESTTLADRDGEIYCKGCYAKNFGPKGFGFGQGAGALAHSQ from the exons ATGCCTTTCGGAGGAGGAAACAAGTGCGGCTGCTGCCAGAAAACGGTCTACTTCGCTGAGGAAGTGCAGTGTGAGGGGAAGAGCTGGCATAAATCCTGCTTCCTGTGCA tggtctgtaagaagaACCTAGACAGCACAACTGTGGCAGTTCATGTGGACGAGATCTACTGTAAATCGTGCTATGGCAAGAAATATGGGCCAAAAGGCTACGGCTTCGGAGGAGGAGCCGGCACGCTGAGCATGGACACAGGAGAGGGACTTGGAATCAAGCCTGAAGC aCAAGCTCCTCACCGTCCCACAAATAACCCCAACAGCTCCAAGTTCGCCCAGAAAGCAGGAGGCTCAGAGGTGTGTCCTCGATGTGGGAAAACTGTGTACGCAGCAGAGAAGGTCGTCGGGGGCGGCAAC TCGTGGCACAAGGCCTGCTTTCGCTGTGCCAAGTGTGGCAAAGGACTGGAGTCCACCACCCTGGCTGACAGAGATGGGGAGATCTACTGTAAAG GTTGCTACGCAAAGAATTTTGGTCCCAAAGGCTTTGGCTTTGGTCAGGGTGCAGGAGCTCTGGCTCACTCCCAGTGA